The Anopheles gambiae chromosome 2, idAnoGambNW_F1_1, whole genome shotgun sequence genomic sequence ATGATACTTTTCGATGGGTTTCGCGTACCGTGGCGAAACAGGCCCCATATCTTGCTGACAGTGCAGCCTGTGAAGTGAGAATGAGAAGTTTAAATGTTTGCATTATTCTCTGCAGTGCAAGCTTTTCCCCCCTACCGTTCACGGTGGCTATGCTGCGTACATCCTTGTTCTGTACGTGGCGGTACGGAGTTTTGGTACCAAGCCGCCGGAATATGGTATCTTTGGGATTATTTGCACACCATCTTTCAGCACCGACGGAGGACGACAGCAGGATGGAGGAGAAGCTTACAAGTAGCGCAAGAAGTAAAACAATATTGGGTCCAGTGCGAAGTAGCATAGTGCTTAAATGAACGTAAAAATTGTCCCGGATACAGCGTTTGCAATGTGCTCAAGACGTAGTTCTACATGCTGTAGaaggaataaataaataaacaattgtTTACTGTTCAACGTAAATTCAACGTTGGGCGGTTCCATCCATTTTCGTTTGACAGAACGAAgtaacgaaagcaaaagccgAATTTTGAAAGATATGATCGAATTAAAAAGAATTGTCTTTGTAATTTAAGTATTGTTTGATTCTTTTGATCTCTTACGAAAGCTAATTATTTCTTAATCATGTTAAAATGGAAACTGTATTATTAACTTTAACGTTTTTATCCATCTCTCataaattttacaacaaaaatgttAGGAAAAAGGAGATATTGTGAACTTCAGTTAGGTTAAGAGCCAACCGAATATTGATACCACGATTTTGTtggataatttttaatttccatgATTGGTGCTGTGTTCATGTTGGCTAATTGTGACATTTGTATTTGACATTTCTAAGCAAATTGGATTTGTATTTGTCAAAAGCACGTGTCACAAAACTGTACACGATCATACCTTGTTTCCGTAGAATTTTACACAGGCTTGGACGGACAACCAAATCCGGTCACATTTCTTTTCCGATTTGCTCTTCGTCGAGGAAGGAGGCAGTGTTTGTGTCTCAAGATGGTAAGTTGGTGTAACTTTGTAGTGAAATGTGTTGAATTTGTAAGGTATTAGTTTCTACTAAAAGCCGTGAAAAAGATTCGCTTAATTGATCGAGTGATAGCAATTATAACTAAAAATTACAATGCTGCTGATAGAAAGTTTCAATAAGCTTGTGAAACTTAACCTCACTTTAGTGGCTGTTGAAAATCCATGTGGCATTTCTAATTACACATGATAGTTAATTGTTAGTTTCAATCTAATAATGCGATCGCACAACGAGACCCAAAGGTTGATTGGATGTCTTGTAACGTTTGATTTTATATGCCTTAACATTCAACGTGAAatagccttttttttttggaggagaGCGGAGCGTATATCTATGCGGTGATCCTAACCTCACTCTCGTTATTCTTCTGCTTTCAGTCTCATCGTAAGTTTTCAGCACCTCGCCATGGTTCCATGGCTTTCTACCCGAAGAAGCGTGCTTCGCGCCACCAGGGTCGCGTGAAGGCGTTCCCTAAGGACGATGCTTCCAAGCCGGTGCATTTGACCGCGTTCCTGGCGTACAAGGCTGGCATGACGCACATCGTGCGTGAAGCCGACCGTCCAGGTTCAAGTAAGTTCGATAGCACTATTCTTTCTTCCCACCACCAAACATGCAGGCCCGCACTCTAATGTGTTTTAATATGATGATTATCTTTATCATACGGTTAAATTCTCTGAAACAACTTTGAGAGACAAACCAGTTAGAACTAGGGCTGTCTGATGAACACATTCTCCAGCGTTGGTTTACATTTGCATTTTACCACGTGGACTGTACGCGAACATGGGAGAATAACATCCGTTCTTTGGTTTAATTCCATTTTACAGAAATTAACAAGAAGGAGGTCGTGGAAGCGGTCACGATTCTCGAAACCCCGCCACTGGTGGTTGTCGGTGCCGTCGGCTACATCGAAACGCCGTTCGGACCGCGTGCTCTGTGCAACGTCTGGGCCCAGCATCTGTCTGAGGAGTGCCGTCGTCGCTTCTACAAGAACTGGTAAGTGTAAAACTGCTCGTAGTTGTTGGAACGCGCCTGCGAAACGATCGCCAAATCCATGTTACGATCTTTTGGAGGTTGCATACTGGAATAACTCATGCGATCATCAGCGACAAATGAAGGTACGCTTTGTCTTGCACGCTCTTATGATGTGAATTCGCCCTAGTGGCAAACTGTCTGAATATTCATGTACGAAGAATCTGACATATGCTGCCTTCCTGCTGATCAGCGTGTTAGCCAAAGCGTGTTGCTTGCTGCTCGTATGCGTTATTCAGGACACACTTATTTGTGTACCTCTTCTGATACGGAATAAATGTGTAGTGCCTTGCAATTAATTAATCACCAAATCGTAAAGCCCTTCGATCACTGCAAGAGGGTTCTATCATCGGTTGGTCATCTGAGCCAAGTATGTGACACTCTGAGGCCGGAAGGGGGGCATTCCCCCGGAAGTGCCTTTTCGGTTGAACTATTTGGCGACCATGCCGAGGGAACATGTCGTCCTCCGCTCtgctggcggtggtgctggtggataTCGTATGGAAGAGCAACGAAAGCGCGCTGTCCAGAGCGATCATCTACCACTGTCTAGCACGATGAGGCCGGTTcccttttcttctctttcatgCCAACGGCGAATCGAAAAGAAAGGCTTCCCACGGCCCACGGTTCTTGGCAAACCCGTAATGAAAGGTTGATAGAAAGGTTGCGGGTCCGGTGCGCGGTGCCCAGGTTGTGCTTCGAAGCGGGCAAATGTAATGGAGCGATGCGTGAACCGTGCGTCAGTACACCATGCGAGAGTCGCATCGGATTGCCGGTACTCCCCCCCAGACAAGTGTGTCGTTATGTGGATGTTCTTGTTTCTTGAAGGCACGCGAGCAAGAAGAAGGCCTTCACCAAGGCCTCGAAGAAGTGGACCGACGATCTGGGCAAGAAGTCGATTGAGGACACCTTCAAGAAGATGGTCCGCTACTGCAAGTTCATCCGTGTCATCGCACACTCGCAGGTAAGAGCTTCCTTTTATGAAACTGTTCATCGCGAGACATTTTCcacaaacaaaagcgacaGGAAATTACCTCGCGGAGGGATCAGCTTGCCTGAATCCTACCGTTCGGGGGCCGGCAATGGTAGTTCAATCCAGGGCTGTTCCTCGATGTCGCAGATTAAATTGCCCCTTCGGAAAAGTCCTTCTTTTTCGTAAGTGTGGCGATGAACGGTATATTCCTTAACCTTCGTCGTACCTTCGTCCCGTTGGGCGATGATCACGGAGATAAACCATACTGTTCACATTTCCTTCCCTATCCTACTCTTTTCTGTCCATTTTTTATGGCATTTATTGCAATTACATTTTgtttctcctctctctcttcacaGATTCGTCTGATCAAGCAGGGTCAGAAGAAGGCCCACATCATCGAGATCCAGCTGAACGGTGGTTCCATCGCCGACAAGGTTAACTGGGTGAAGGAGCATCTCGAgaagccgattccggtgtCGCAGGTGTTCTCGCAGGACGAGATGATCGACTGCGTTGCCGTTACCAAGGGTAAGGGTTTCAAGGGTGTGACCAGCCGTTGGCACACGAAGAAGCTGCCGCGCAAGACGCACAAGGGTCTGCGCAAGGTGGCCTGTATCGGTGCGTGGCATCCGTCTCGCGTTGCCTTCACCGTCGCCCGTGCCGGTCAGAAGGGTTACCATCATCGTACGGAGCTGAACAAGAAGATCTACCGCCTGGGTGCCGGTATCCACACCAAGGATGGCAAGGTAAGGAGAAACGAAAGCACTTTTTTTGTCCTCCCCTTTACTTGTGAATCGCCAAACAAAGCCTAAATGTCGTAAATGATGATAACTTACCCTATTGCCGACATCAAACTAATATAATACATGAACACACTGTGTATACCAAATGATAGGACTGATGATATTCAGGCGTAGCAAGCTTTCTGCATCGAATGAAATAACTTTGTTAAGAGTGATTGGTTTTGAACTAACTGGAATCGTTGTTATGTCTCTCGTACACAGGTCATCAAGAACAGCGCTGCCACCGAGTACGATCTGACCGACAAGTCGATCACGCCGATGGGTGGTTTCCCGTTCTACGGAGAGATCAACCAGGATTTCCTCATGATCAAGGGTTGCTGCATCGGTGCCAAGCGTCGCGTAATCACGCTGCGCAAATCGCTGCTGGTGCACACCAAGCGCTCTGCCCTCGAGCAGATCAAGCTCAAGTTCATCGACACCTCGTCGAAGATGGGCCATGGTCGCTTCCAGACGCCGGCTGACAAGCGCGCCTACTACGGCGTGCTCAAGAAGGATCGCATCCGCGAGGAGAAGGCTCaggctgccgccgccgccgctgctgccgctgccaaGCCATCGGCATAAGCCTTCGTGCcgcatcgtcatcgtcgtcatcatcatcaatgcATCGGGTGTAATCAGGAAAAAATAGTCTAAAGCACGGACGCCGCCTGCTACCACGGGCTTCGTTGTTCCCGATTAGATCCTAGCAGCTGTTCATTCCGCGGCCTGTGCTGAAAAACGCCTACACGTGTCCAGCACGTGGTGTTGTGCCTCTGGgctttggaatgttttttCGTGAACTCGGTGAAATATAATGAGGTTCTACCAAAGAGGTAGCAACTGTAACAATACGaaagctgtgttttgttttaagatGTTCAAAATACTAAGAAGTTCATTTCGTTTTCGCTTTTGCTTCTTCGATCATATTCAATCGTACGAAGGGTTTCCATTGGTATCGTATGAATCGTGTAAATACTATCa encodes the following:
- the LOC1274215 gene encoding large ribosomal subunit protein uL3, which encodes MSHRKFSAPRHGSMAFYPKKRASRHQGRVKAFPKDDASKPVHLTAFLAYKAGMTHIVREADRPGSKINKKEVVEAVTILETPPLVVVGAVGYIETPFGPRALCNVWAQHLSEECRRRFYKNWHASKKKAFTKASKKWTDDLGKKSIEDTFKKMVRYCKFIRVIAHSQIRLIKQGQKKAHIIEIQLNGGSIADKVNWVKEHLEKPIPVSQVFSQDEMIDCVAVTKGKGFKGVTSRWHTKKLPRKTHKGLRKVACIGAWHPSRVAFTVARAGQKGYHHRTELNKKIYRLGAGIHTKDGKVIKNSAATEYDLTDKSITPMGGFPFYGEINQDFLMIKGCCIGAKRRVITLRKSLLVHTKRSALEQIKLKFIDTSSKMGHGRFQTPADKRAYYGVLKKDRIREEKAQAAAAAAAAAAKPSA